One Campylobacteraceae bacterium DNA window includes the following coding sequences:
- a CDS encoding acetyl-CoA carboxylase biotin carboxyl carrier protein subunit encodes MICEVLTMTPGNMWKVEVKVGDKVQDGDLLFIMEVMKTEVNHVAEINGTVTEVNIIPGEEDLEAGFIAMKIEE; translated from the coding sequence ATGATTTGTGAAGTACTTACAATGACACCAGGTAATATGTGGAAAGTAGAAGTGAAAGTTGGTGATAAGGTTCAGGATGGAGATCTTTTATTTATTATGGAAGTTATGAAAACTGAAGTTAATCATGTTGCAGAAATAAATGGAACTGTAACAGAAGTTAATATTATTCCAGGAGAAGAAGATTTAGAAGCGGGTTTTATTGCAATGAAAATTGAAGAATAA
- a CDS encoding AraC family transcriptional regulator, whose protein sequence is MSYIYDNIEFDIDIDELAYEYGINKFHLYKIFKKQRGRAIYETIKIIRLQKAANLLIANNHLTISEISNMCGYSAYTSFSRAFKKRFGQTPKYWRNGGFIEYSNSILNEYEKQYTTNINFNSLKHDLVKVKPRMAYYCRQVGYSSNYNNIWKKMDAWIYTHKIKEYEQIGIYHDNPTITQLHEGNYVACVIPKDPEIELINNNLPVLVIDECLCVTFEIEGTDADILMFTKWVYHEWLPNSEYDKTIIPSYIIFKNDYIENKNGIIKGTFHIPVSPIF, encoded by the coding sequence ATGAGTTATATCTATGATAATATCGAATTTGATATAGACATAGATGAGTTAGCTTATGAATATGGAATTAATAAATTTCATCTTTATAAAATCTTCAAAAAACAAAGAGGACGAGCTATCTATGAAACAATAAAGATTATTCGGCTGCAAAAAGCTGCAAATTTATTAATTGCTAATAATCATTTAACTATTAGTGAAATTTCTAATATGTGTGGATATAGTGCGTACACCTCATTTAGTAGAGCCTTTAAAAAACGATTTGGTCAAACACCAAAATACTGGAGAAATGGAGGATTCATTGAATACTCAAATTCAATCTTAAACGAGTATGAAAAACAATATACAACAAATATTAATTTTAACAGTTTAAAACATGATTTAGTAAAAGTCAAACCCCGAATGGCGTATTATTGCAGGCAAGTTGGATATAGTTCAAACTATAATAATATTTGGAAAAAAATGGATGCATGGATATATACGCATAAAATTAAAGAATATGAACAAATTGGTATATATCATGATAATCCAACTATCACACAATTACATGAGGGTAATTACGTGGCATGTGTAATACCAAAAGATCCCGAAATAGAATTAATTAATAATAATTTACCAGTATTGGTTATAGATGAATGTTTATGCGTTACTTTTGAAATTGAAGGGACAGATGCAGACATTTTAATGTTTACTAAATGGGTTTATCATGAATGGTTGCCAAATAGTGAATATGATAAAACAATTATTCCTTCATATATTATTTTTAAAAATGATTATATTGAGAATAAGAATGGCATAATTAAGGGAACATTTCATATTCCAGTAAGCCCTATTTTCTGA
- a CDS encoding adenosylmethionine--8-amino-7-oxononanoate transaminase has protein sequence MTNKKLMDEDLKYIFHPCSQMKDYETLPLIPIKKGKGSYIEDFEGNRYLDCISSWWVNLFGHSNDYINGKISEQLEDLEHVIFAGFTHMPAITLAKRIIKLTPEPLQKVFFADNGSSAIEVALKMAFQYYKNKGESRPLFVSLSNSYHGETMGALAVSDSGMYKEIYEDILIKTLHAKSPALFDENEALEDMRNILKANNGKVSSVLIEPLVQCAGSMKMYNASYITELRKICDEFDVFLIADEIAVGFGRTGTLFAIEQANISPDFLCTSKGLTGGYLPLSMVLFTNDIYDAFYCDYNEGKSFLDSHSYTGNTLACAVANAVLDIFEKENTLEQNLKKIKFIKDETRKFKKLSNVLEVRQTGMICAIELLPFPEGKRVNLTIFQEALKEGVYIRPLGNVIYFMPPYCFTKEELKKMIDTTFTIVKSLKYS, from the coding sequence TTGACTAATAAAAAATTAATGGATGAAGACTTAAAATATATTTTTCATCCTTGTTCTCAAATGAAAGATTATGAGACACTTCCTTTAATTCCAATCAAAAAAGGGAAGGGGTCATATATTGAAGATTTTGAAGGAAATAGATATTTAGATTGTATCTCCTCTTGGTGGGTTAACTTATTTGGACATTCTAATGATTATATTAATGGGAAAATCAGTGAACAACTTGAAGATCTAGAACATGTTATATTTGCAGGATTTACACATATGCCTGCTATAACACTTGCCAAACGAATAATTAAATTAACTCCAGAACCCCTTCAAAAAGTTTTTTTTGCTGATAATGGTTCCTCTGCAATAGAAGTGGCTCTTAAAATGGCTTTTCAATACTATAAAAATAAAGGGGAGTCGAGACCTTTATTTGTTTCTTTAAGCAACTCTTATCATGGCGAAACAATGGGCGCATTAGCTGTTAGTGATTCTGGTATGTATAAAGAAATATATGAAGACATTTTAATTAAAACTTTACACGCAAAGTCACCTGCGCTATTTGATGAAAACGAAGCTTTAGAGGATATGAGAAATATTTTAAAAGCTAACAATGGTAAAGTAAGTTCAGTTCTTATTGAGCCCTTAGTTCAATGTGCAGGTTCAATGAAAATGTATAATGCAAGTTATATAACAGAACTACGAAAAATTTGTGACGAATTCGATGTGTTTTTAATAGCAGATGAAATTGCCGTTGGCTTTGGTCGTACGGGTACATTATTTGCTATTGAACAAGCTAATATTTCACCAGATTTTTTGTGTACTTCTAAAGGCTTAACCGGAGGATATTTACCTTTATCGATGGTATTATTTACAAATGACATTTACGATGCTTTTTATTGTGACTATAACGAAGGAAAATCTTTTTTAGATTCTCATTCTTATACAGGAAATACTTTAGCTTGTGCAGTTGCAAATGCTGTTTTAGATATTTTTGAAAAGGAAAATACTCTTGAACAAAATTTAAAAAAAATAAAATTTATAAAAGATGAAACCAGAAAGTTTAAGAAACTAAGTAATGTTTTGGAAGTGAGACAAACGGGCATGATTTGTGCGATTGAACTTCTCCCTTTTCCAGAAGGAAAAAGAGTGAATCTAACAATTTTTCAAGAAGCCTTAAAAGAGGGTGTTTATATTCGCCCATTAGGTAATGTCATTTATTTTATGCCTCCATATTGTTTCACAAAAGAAGAGTTAAAAAAGATGATTGATACTACATTTACGATTGTAAAGTCACTAAAATATAGTTAA
- a CDS encoding aminotransferase class III-fold pyridoxal phosphate-dependent enzyme has translation MKNRDVLWKAFTANRAFNENPTIFVKSDGMYYTNENGEKILDALAGLWCCNLGNNHSKIVEAITKQVKEMYYSPPFQIGHNLELELAKEITSLAPDGLDHVFFTNSGSESVESALKMALAYQKSLGKANKNIIIGREHSYHGVNFGGISVGGLVNNKRDYNNLINTFHIPTILDIEKNAFSKGIPEFGANKADALQDLINMHGAENIAALIIEPVAGAAGVHIPPKGYLKKIERICKQNDILLIFDEVITGFGRLGTAFAADKFDVNPDIITTAKGLTSGAIPMGAVIANTKIYNQIVNNSNTPIEFFHGYTYSGHPLACAAALATIKAYKEENLIQRVASLEEYFQEQIHSLKDCNNVIDIRNIGLVGAIQLSSRENKVGERGKEIYEACYKKGVLIRPIADTIALSPAFIISKEQIHQIITTLKEVINNTK, from the coding sequence ATGAAAAACAGAGACGTATTATGGAAAGCATTTACTGCAAATAGAGCATTTAATGAAAACCCTACAATTTTTGTTAAATCAGATGGAATGTACTATACAAATGAAAATGGAGAGAAAATCTTAGATGCTCTTGCCGGACTTTGGTGCTGTAACTTAGGAAATAATCACAGCAAGATAGTTGAAGCAATAACAAAACAAGTAAAAGAGATGTACTATTCTCCTCCTTTTCAAATTGGACATAATTTAGAGCTTGAATTAGCAAAAGAAATAACTTCACTTGCTCCTGATGGCTTAGATCATGTATTTTTTACAAACTCTGGTTCAGAATCAGTTGAGAGTGCATTAAAAATGGCATTAGCCTATCAAAAATCTCTTGGAAAAGCAAATAAGAATATTATTATAGGCAGAGAACATTCTTATCATGGTGTGAATTTTGGAGGAATTTCTGTTGGAGGTTTAGTGAATAATAAAAGAGATTATAATAATCTTATAAATACATTTCACATCCCTACAATACTTGATATAGAAAAAAATGCATTTTCAAAAGGTATTCCTGAGTTTGGTGCTAATAAAGCAGATGCCTTGCAAGATTTAATCAATATGCATGGGGCGGAGAATATTGCCGCACTCATAATTGAGCCTGTTGCAGGTGCAGCTGGTGTGCATATTCCACCCAAAGGATATTTAAAGAAAATTGAGAGAATATGTAAACAAAACGACATTTTGCTTATATTTGATGAAGTGATAACTGGATTTGGAAGATTAGGAACAGCCTTTGCTGCCGATAAATTTGATGTTAATCCAGATATTATTACAACAGCAAAAGGATTAACTAGTGGCGCAATACCTATGGGTGCAGTAATTGCTAATACAAAAATATATAATCAAATTGTTAATAATAGTAATACTCCCATTGAGTTTTTTCATGGATATACTTATTCCGGTCATCCACTTGCCTGTGCTGCTGCACTTGCTACAATAAAAGCGTATAAAGAAGAAAATTTAATTCAAAGAGTTGCTTCTTTAGAAGAATACTTTCAAGAACAAATACACTCTTTAAAAGATTGTAACAATGTAATAGATATCAGAAATATTGGATTAGTTGGTGCAATTCAATTAAGTTCAAGAGAGAATAAAGTAGGAGAGAGAGGAAAAGAAATATATGAAGCATGTTATAAAAAAGGTGTTTTAATTCGTCCTATTGCTGATACTATTGCATTGTCACCTGCATTTATAATTTCAAAAGAACAAATCCACCAAATTATTACTACTTTAAAGGAAGTAATAAATAACACAAAATAA
- a CDS encoding YifB family Mg chelatase-like AAA ATPase — protein MKTLKSASLDSFDAFCVDVEVTFTKGMPAFSIVGLAGSAIMESRDRIKSCLLSNDYKFPASKITINLSPSDLKKTGSHFDLCIALLICLYDKRASFEDFYIFSELGLGGELKDTQSIFSLVLSLYKQKRLKKVLVSKKSAQKLALIPNIDIYCVETFKEACDFFLENKKEEKRFTNINFEYDFFTINNKRYFFNHSYKEDFKEVLGQTQALRAALISACGNHNMLLLGSAGCGKSMISKRLQYIMPPMSEDEILEKANLLAINNEDISFSPLRVMRSPHHSSTKASIFGGGTTNAKIGEIALCNNGILFFDELPHFPKMVLEALREPLEDYKILISRVNSKTKYTTKFLFISAMNPCPCGNLLSLLKVCRCSDLEIKRYENKISEPLIDRIDLYVLMNEIDENKVETYSSSFMHEEVLRVFKIQKNREQEDLNGKLNDQDLKKYCFLDEKSKELLDKATKTYSLSFRSQNKVLKVARTIADLNKNKNIGLNDLFEALSFRYKRK, from the coding sequence ATGAAAACATTAAAATCTGCATCGTTAGACTCTTTTGATGCTTTTTGTGTTGATGTTGAAGTTACATTTACAAAAGGTATGCCTGCTTTTTCTATTGTTGGACTTGCTGGGTCTGCTATTATGGAATCACGCGATAGAATTAAGTCGTGTTTGTTAAGCAATGATTATAAATTTCCCGCATCAAAAATAACTATTAATCTCTCTCCCAGTGATTTAAAAAAAACAGGTTCACATTTTGATTTGTGTATAGCTTTACTTATTTGTTTGTATGATAAACGAGCCAGTTTTGAAGATTTTTATATTTTTTCTGAACTTGGATTAGGAGGAGAGCTAAAAGATACTCAAAGTATTTTTTCTTTGGTTCTGTCCTTATACAAACAAAAGCGTTTAAAAAAAGTACTTGTTTCTAAAAAAAGTGCGCAAAAGTTGGCTTTGATTCCTAATATAGATATTTATTGTGTTGAAACATTCAAAGAAGCCTGCGATTTTTTTCTGGAAAATAAAAAAGAAGAAAAACGTTTTACGAATATTAATTTTGAATATGACTTTTTTACAATCAATAATAAAAGGTATTTTTTTAATCATTCTTATAAAGAAGATTTTAAAGAAGTTCTTGGACAAACACAAGCTCTAAGGGCAGCGTTGATTTCAGCTTGTGGCAATCATAATATGCTTTTATTAGGCAGTGCTGGGTGTGGAAAAAGTATGATATCAAAAAGACTTCAGTATATTATGCCTCCCATGAGTGAAGATGAAATCTTAGAAAAAGCAAATCTTTTAGCTATTAATAATGAAGATATATCTTTTTCACCTCTTCGCGTAATGCGCTCACCCCATCACAGCTCAACAAAAGCTTCTATTTTTGGAGGAGGTACAACTAATGCTAAAATAGGAGAAATCGCTTTGTGTAATAATGGAATATTATTTTTTGATGAATTGCCTCATTTCCCTAAAATGGTTCTTGAAGCATTAAGAGAACCTTTAGAAGATTACAAAATTTTAATCTCTAGGGTTAATTCTAAAACAAAATACACAACAAAGTTTTTATTTATATCTGCAATGAATCCCTGTCCTTGTGGAAATTTATTAAGTTTGCTAAAGGTATGCAGATGCTCAGACCTAGAAATAAAACGCTATGAAAATAAAATATCAGAGCCTTTAATTGATAGAATTGATTTGTATGTATTGATGAATGAAATAGATGAAAATAAAGTAGAAACCTATAGCTCCTCTTTTATGCATGAAGAAGTTTTAAGAGTATTTAAAATACAAAAAAACAGAGAACAAGAAGATTTAAATGGCAAATTAAATGATCAGGATTTAAAAAAATATTGTTTTTTAGATGAAAAATCGAAAGAATTATTAGATAAAGCAACAAAAACTTATTCTTTGTCTTTTAGAAGTCAAAATAAAGTACTAAAAGTTGCAAGAACTATTGCTGATTTAAACAAGAATAAAAATATAGGTCTTAATGACCTTTTTGAGGCACTTAGTTTTAGATATAAAAGAAAATAA
- a CDS encoding cupin domain-containing protein, which produces MKSNRPQAKAKLQIENERVIITEWSFAPGAETGWHKHAYDYIVVPTLKGNLLMETKEGLNIVELEGGQSYYRPVGVEHNVVNSNDYSFSFVEIELK; this is translated from the coding sequence ATGAAATCAAATAGACCGCAAGCAAAAGCCAAATTACAAATTGAAAATGAGCGGGTCATCATTACTGAGTGGAGTTTTGCTCCTGGCGCAGAAACAGGTTGGCATAAACATGCATATGATTACATTGTTGTTCCAACTCTAAAAGGTAACTTACTTATGGAAACCAAGGAAGGTCTAAATATCGTCGAGTTAGAAGGAGGGCAGTCTTACTATCGTCCTGTCGGTGTGGAGCATAATGTAGTTAATTCTAATGATTATTCCTTTTCATTTGTAGAAATAGAGTTAAAATAG
- the bioB gene encoding biotin synthase BioB, which translates to MNELLSKNDITDIRQDWTKKEIEELYEKPFMDVISQASLLHRKYNPLNKVQLSSLINIKSGGCSEDCKYCSQSSRYNTNVEKSKLLDKEEIMKLAKKAKEAGASRLCLGAAWKSPSKKSIEMLGEIIKDIKELGMQTCMTLGMINPEQAALLSEKGLDYYNHNIDTSEEYYKEIITTRSYQDRLDTIKNVRDANIHVCSGGIIGMGESRMDRIGMLYTLCTMPSHPDSVPINKLVPMPGTPMENSTPISIFEWIKTIAVARIVMPKSYIRLSAGRSDISKEGQALCFLAGANSIFYGEKLLTSSNPSQNEDLDLFVELGITPE; encoded by the coding sequence ATGAACGAACTCCTAAGTAAAAATGATATCACTGATATACGTCAAGACTGGACAAAAAAAGAAATTGAAGAACTGTATGAAAAACCTTTTATGGATGTAATTAGTCAAGCTTCTTTACTGCACAGAAAGTACAATCCTTTAAATAAGGTGCAACTAAGTAGTTTAATTAATATTAAAAGTGGTGGATGTAGTGAAGATTGTAAATACTGTTCACAAAGTTCAAGATATAATACAAATGTCGAAAAAAGTAAACTACTTGATAAAGAAGAAATTATGAAGTTGGCAAAAAAAGCGAAAGAAGCTGGAGCAAGTAGGCTTTGTTTAGGAGCGGCATGGAAGAGTCCTAGTAAAAAAAGTATTGAAATGCTGGGTGAAATAATTAAGGATATTAAAGAGCTTGGAATGCAAACTTGTATGACTTTAGGAATGATTAATCCGGAACAAGCAGCTTTGTTATCAGAAAAAGGTTTAGATTATTACAACCATAATATAGATACTTCAGAGGAATATTATAAAGAAATTATTACAACAAGAAGTTATCAAGACAGACTTGATACTATTAAAAATGTAAGAGATGCCAATATACACGTATGTAGTGGTGGAATAATTGGCATGGGAGAAAGTAGAATGGACAGAATCGGTATGTTGTACACTTTATGTACAATGCCTTCTCATCCTGACTCTGTTCCTATTAATAAACTTGTTCCTATGCCAGGTACTCCAATGGAAAATAGTACGCCTATTAGTATTTTTGAATGGATTAAAACAATTGCAGTAGCAAGAATTGTTATGCCAAAGTCATATATACGACTCTCTGCAGGAAGAAGTGATATTTCAAAAGAAGGACAAGCATTATGTTTTTTAGCTGGAGCAAATTCAATTTTCTATGGTGAAAAACTTTTAACTTCATCTAACCCATCTCAGAATGAGGATTTAGATTTGTTTGTGGAATTAGGAATAACTCCAGAATAA